A single region of the Fimbriimonadaceae bacterium genome encodes:
- the moaCB gene encoding bifunctional molybdenum cofactor biosynthesis protein MoaC/MoaB, producing MRTATAKAVITVSPETITIIRQGKVPKGDPIPVSKVAAIQAVKNTPLILPYCHPIPVDGIGVDLEIKEDRIEVTVSVRAIYKTGVEMEALTGASAAVLNIYDMLKMLDDTMEIDSVRLVEKTGGKSNFAHGLAGAFHSAVIVVSDSASKGEREDTSGAILKAGLEEFGAQGVGLVILPDDPEALQNQVRKLADDDGIDLILLTGGTGIGPRDLTPEAILPLLDKRIEGIEEHFQSYSRQRTPFAMFSRTVAGQRGCTLILALPGSPGACRDALDSLFPYVKHYLSMREGASHG from the coding sequence ATGAGAACGGCTACCGCGAAAGCCGTCATCACCGTCTCCCCAGAGACGATCACCATTATTCGCCAAGGAAAGGTCCCCAAGGGCGATCCCATCCCCGTCTCGAAGGTCGCCGCCATTCAGGCCGTGAAGAACACTCCCCTCATCCTTCCTTATTGCCATCCGATTCCTGTCGACGGAATTGGTGTGGATCTCGAAATTAAAGAGGATCGCATTGAGGTCACGGTCAGTGTGCGGGCGATTTATAAAACTGGTGTCGAAATGGAGGCGTTGACCGGGGCTTCGGCGGCAGTTCTCAACATTTACGACATGCTTAAGATGCTCGACGATACGATGGAGATTGATAGCGTCCGGCTCGTGGAGAAGACGGGAGGGAAGTCGAACTTCGCCCATGGACTTGCAGGGGCGTTTCACTCCGCTGTCATTGTCGTTTCCGATTCTGCAAGCAAGGGCGAACGGGAGGATACATCCGGCGCGATCTTGAAAGCCGGACTTGAGGAGTTCGGTGCGCAAGGCGTTGGACTTGTAATACTGCCGGACGATCCTGAAGCGCTGCAAAACCAAGTACGCAAACTCGCTGACGACGACGGGATCGACCTCATCCTTCTCACGGGTGGAACGGGCATCGGCCCCCGAGACCTCACTCCAGAAGCGATCTTGCCCTTACTGGACAAGCGCATAGAAGGGATTGAGGAGCATTTTCAAAGCTATAGCCGACAGCGCACTCCGTTCGCGATGTTCAGCCGTACCGTTGCGGGCCAGCGAGGATGCACGTTGATCTTGGCTCTTCCAGGTTCACCGGGAGCATGCCGCGATGCACTCGACAGTCTGTTCCCGTACGTCAAGCATTACCTCTCTATGCGAGAAGGTGCGTCCCATGGTTAA
- the moaA gene encoding GTP 3',8-cyclase MoaA — translation MTAHALPKDLHTRRAPLTDRFGRVHTYLRVSVTDRCNLRCVYCMPEEGVVCKSREEILSFEEIARLTTIFAECGVSKVRLTGGEPTVRKDLPDLVRSLAKIEGIKDLLLTTNGIALAKHAALYRGAGISGVNISLDTLRPDRFFSISRRDGLSQVLDGIQAALEVGFEPVKLNMVVMKGVNEDEILDFVELARTMLIQVRFIEFMPFQANGWSAGGLYPFAEMKRDIETAYRLAPIDACPGAVATEFSIENGEGNIGFITSMTHNFCSGCNRVRLTADGQMKNCLFSTSETNLRDAMRSGASDDALTEIIRECVMGKWKEHPPMGLLERLENRSMVQIGG, via the coding sequence ATGACCGCACACGCGTTACCGAAAGATTTGCACACCCGGCGAGCTCCGCTTACGGATCGGTTTGGCCGTGTGCATACCTACCTTAGGGTGTCTGTCACTGATCGCTGCAACCTGAGGTGTGTGTACTGCATGCCCGAGGAAGGTGTGGTGTGCAAGAGCCGGGAAGAGATTCTGAGTTTTGAAGAGATCGCTCGTCTTACAACGATTTTTGCCGAGTGTGGGGTCTCAAAGGTTCGATTGACTGGCGGAGAGCCAACGGTTCGCAAAGACTTGCCCGACCTTGTTCGGTCACTCGCAAAGATCGAGGGCATCAAGGATCTCCTGCTCACGACGAATGGGATCGCCCTCGCAAAACATGCTGCCTTGTATCGTGGTGCTGGCATCTCGGGAGTCAACATCAGTCTCGACACATTGCGTCCAGACCGTTTTTTTTCGATCAGCCGGCGCGATGGTTTGTCTCAAGTTTTGGACGGGATTCAAGCTGCGCTCGAAGTTGGGTTTGAACCCGTAAAGTTGAACATGGTTGTAATGAAGGGCGTGAACGAAGACGAGATTCTCGACTTTGTGGAGCTGGCTCGGACCATGCTGATCCAGGTGCGCTTTATCGAATTCATGCCGTTCCAAGCGAACGGATGGTCAGCGGGCGGGCTGTATCCCTTCGCCGAAATGAAGCGAGATATCGAGACGGCCTATCGATTAGCGCCGATCGACGCCTGCCCAGGAGCCGTGGCGACCGAATTTTCTATCGAGAATGGAGAAGGCAATATTGGCTTCATCACGTCGATGACCCACAACTTTTGCAGTGGGTGCAATCGTGTCCGATTGACTGCCGACGGGCAAATGAAGAACTGCCTGTTTTCAACGTCGGAGACGAACCTTCGCGATGCGATGCGGTCGGGCGCTTCAGATGACGCATTGACTGAGATTATTCGTGAGTGTGTGATGGGCAAGTGGAAAGAGCATCCACCAATGGGTCTTCTTGAAAGACTGGAGAATCGGTCGATGGTGCAGATCGGGGGTTGA
- a CDS encoding NarK/NasA family nitrate transporter, with translation MSGNRTANRILFINTLAFTICFAVWTMYGVLITFLVDNRLLLLDKAQIGWLIGIPILTGSLMRLPMGILTDRYGGKPVYIGVMLFAAISAYLTSFANSFLGFMIGGLAFGMSGAAFAVGIAYSSLWFPKEKQGTALGIFGMGNAGAALTTLAAPHMLKVFTDQGKNLDGWRTLPQVYGYVLLAMTVIFAFTTVNKLDERAGTRTIIQMLKPLSDIRVWRFGLYYFLVFGAFVALAQWLVPYYLNVYGMTLAMAGLLASVFSLPSGVIRALGGWASDKFGARATMYWVLSLLAITFFLLVAPRMDIRSPGEGIMADRAGTVTEVSKTHVVVDDNMYALKEPPATPISSAKQGTIIWPTFESWQEPAVSVGQQVKKKELVARGVTQVFFQANVWVFTVLVFLAGIVMGIGKAAVYKHIPEYFPHDVGVVGGIVGVLGGLGGFFCPILFGYFLKLTGLWTTCWLFLGLLSVISLLWMHFTILRMAKNQNIERQG, from the coding sequence ATGAGCGGCAATCGCACTGCAAACCGCATCCTTTTTATCAACACACTTGCGTTCACCATCTGCTTTGCGGTGTGGACGATGTATGGCGTTCTGATCACCTTCCTCGTCGATAATCGCCTGTTGCTGCTCGACAAGGCTCAGATCGGCTGGCTGATCGGTATCCCCATCCTCACTGGCTCGCTCATGCGCCTTCCGATGGGAATTCTTACCGACCGTTATGGAGGCAAGCCGGTCTATATCGGCGTCATGCTTTTCGCTGCAATCTCGGCTTACTTGACGAGTTTTGCGAACTCATTTCTCGGGTTTATGATCGGTGGCTTGGCGTTCGGTATGAGCGGCGCCGCGTTTGCAGTTGGGATTGCTTATTCCTCGCTGTGGTTTCCGAAAGAAAAGCAAGGTACCGCACTTGGAATCTTTGGAATGGGCAATGCCGGAGCAGCCTTGACGACTCTTGCCGCGCCCCACATGCTCAAAGTCTTCACCGACCAAGGCAAGAACCTTGATGGATGGAGGACGCTGCCTCAAGTCTACGGATACGTTTTGCTCGCCATGACAGTGATTTTTGCGTTCACAACGGTGAACAAGCTGGACGAAAGGGCGGGCACTCGCACTATCATTCAAATGCTCAAGCCGCTCTCCGACATCCGCGTTTGGAGATTTGGCCTCTACTACTTCCTGGTTTTTGGCGCGTTCGTCGCGCTGGCTCAGTGGCTTGTTCCGTACTATCTCAACGTTTACGGCATGACTCTAGCGATGGCTGGCCTGCTCGCTTCTGTTTTCAGCCTGCCATCGGGCGTGATCCGAGCGTTAGGCGGCTGGGCCTCCGACAAGTTTGGAGCCCGGGCCACGATGTATTGGGTGCTTAGTTTGCTGGCAATCACCTTCTTTCTGCTTGTCGCGCCGAGAATGGATATCCGTTCACCGGGAGAAGGCATAATGGCGGATCGTGCGGGAACGGTAACCGAGGTTAGCAAGACCCACGTCGTGGTCGATGACAACATGTATGCACTGAAGGAACCCCCGGCAACGCCAATCAGTTCGGCGAAGCAAGGCACCATCATCTGGCCGACTTTTGAATCCTGGCAAGAACCAGCTGTATCGGTTGGGCAACAAGTGAAGAAGAAGGAGCTTGTCGCGAGAGGCGTGACACAGGTCTTTTTTCAAGCCAACGTTTGGGTCTTCACCGTACTCGTGTTCCTCGCTGGAATTGTGATGGGCATTGGAAAGGCCGCCGTTTACAAACATATTCCGGAATACTTCCCCCACGATGTTGGTGTCGTTGGCGGCATCGTTGGTGTGCTTGGTGGGCTAGGTGGATTCTTCTGTCCAATCTTGTTCGGATACTTCCTTAAGCTCACGGGTTTGTGGACGACATGCTGGCTTTTCCTGGGCTTACTCAGCGTCATCAGCTTGCTGTGGATGCACTTCACTATTTTGAGGATGGCGAAGAATCAAAACATCGAACGCCAAGGATAG
- a CDS encoding NarK/NasA family nitrate transporter, producing MQDWRPEDQEFWDSTGKSQAWKTLWITTFALILSFTTWFMVSAMVVKLTGIGFGFTKSQLFWLNAMPGLSAGTLRIIHTFLIPVFGTRKTITWSSILLLLPCIGWGMAVSNPNTSYSTFMALGFLAGLGGGNFSSFMPSTSLFFPKRLQGTALGIQAGIGNFGVSVVQFLVPVLIGISMVGSSQHFVDKKAGKVVKETDIFLQNAAFIWIPFILIAGVLAWFMLRSVPVKANFRQQLDIFKDKHTWLMTLLYFMTFGSFSGFAAAFPLLIKETFGKFEGAPEPLKYAFLGPLIGAGVRALFGPISDKFGGARVTMISAIGLLGCAIGITAFTRPTSLDQWPGFLFLMLGLFLFSGIGNASTFKQMPMIFPPRQAGGVIGWTSAIAAYGPFVFSVAFGAIITRTGAPTAFFYGAAVFYALCLLVNWWFYTRKGAEKPC from the coding sequence TTGCAAGATTGGCGCCCGGAAGATCAAGAATTCTGGGACTCGACCGGCAAAAGCCAAGCCTGGAAGACCTTGTGGATCACCACATTCGCTCTCATCCTTTCGTTTACGACCTGGTTTATGGTCAGTGCGATGGTAGTGAAGTTGACCGGCATTGGCTTTGGCTTTACGAAGTCGCAGCTTTTCTGGCTGAATGCGATGCCTGGCCTCTCAGCAGGAACTCTCCGTATCATCCACACCTTCCTGATTCCCGTCTTTGGCACTCGAAAGACGATCACATGGTCGTCCATCCTCCTTCTTCTGCCGTGTATCGGTTGGGGGATGGCAGTGTCGAATCCGAACACGAGTTACTCCACGTTTATGGCTCTGGGATTTCTCGCTGGTCTGGGCGGCGGCAACTTCAGCTCCTTCATGCCCAGCACATCGCTCTTTTTCCCGAAAAGACTTCAAGGCACCGCATTAGGGATTCAGGCGGGCATTGGCAATTTCGGCGTCAGCGTCGTGCAATTTCTTGTCCCCGTGCTGATCGGAATCAGCATGGTAGGGAGCTCTCAACACTTCGTCGATAAGAAAGCAGGCAAGGTCGTTAAGGAAACAGACATCTTCCTCCAGAACGCGGCTTTTATCTGGATTCCGTTCATCCTGATCGCTGGAGTCTTAGCGTGGTTCATGCTTCGAAGCGTTCCCGTCAAAGCCAACTTTCGCCAACAGCTTGACATCTTCAAAGACAAACATACATGGCTGATGACCTTGCTTTACTTCATGACATTCGGCTCGTTTAGCGGCTTCGCCGCCGCCTTCCCGCTCCTGATCAAAGAGACGTTTGGTAAATTTGAGGGCGCGCCGGAGCCGTTAAAGTACGCATTTCTTGGTCCGTTAATCGGCGCGGGCGTGCGCGCGCTTTTTGGACCGATTAGCGACAAGTTTGGCGGGGCACGCGTGACGATGATCAGCGCGATCGGGCTCCTAGGCTGTGCCATCGGGATCACAGCGTTCACTCGCCCGACCTCCCTGGATCAATGGCCTGGCTTCCTCTTCCTGATGCTCGGGCTGTTCTTGTTCAGCGGCATCGGCAACGCCTCAACGTTCAAGCAAATGCCCATGATCTTCCCTCCGCGACAGGCGGGTGGAGTGATCGGTTGGACCTCTGCAATTGCTGCATACGGTCCCTTCGTCTTCTCCGTAGCTTTCGGTGCGATCATCACGCGCACGGGAGCCCCGACCGCGTTCTTTTATGGCGCAGCCGTCTTTTATGCTCTGTGTCTGCTCGTGAACTGGTGGTTCTACACCAGAAAGGGCGCAGAGAAACCATGCTAA
- a CDS encoding PLP-dependent cysteine synthase family protein, whose protein sequence is MNIGNTPVWESGGIIAKLECLNTLGSVKDRIAHYILVRSKKLGLLKAGQTVVEATSGNTGIAVAYWGRELGHPVTIVMPENMTEERKSIIRALGADLILCSEEGSFAEAAEIRNRLAEERGWFNPDQFSNPLNVECHEQTTGAELIGQISGRELDAFVAGIGTGGTLVGVGQALKQHYPDICIVAVEPEESAVMSGGGHRAHSIFGIGDGFIPPIASNGNGGLNPVIDSIIVVSSAEALSAAHELQEKFGLCVGISSGANYAAAKRLRKRFATVATLFADGYSKYVSHGLVGCQGVPCPFLSLCEQRQAERAAILPGYDSGHVVAPQGDAG, encoded by the coding sequence ATGAACATTGGCAATACTCCGGTATGGGAATCGGGCGGAATCATCGCCAAGCTTGAGTGCCTGAATACGCTCGGCAGCGTCAAGGATCGGATCGCTCACTACATTCTGGTACGAAGCAAGAAGTTGGGACTCCTAAAAGCCGGACAAACGGTCGTGGAAGCGACCAGCGGAAATACTGGCATCGCGGTGGCCTATTGGGGACGAGAGCTTGGGCATCCCGTCACCATCGTCATGCCCGAGAACATGACAGAAGAGCGTAAATCGATCATTCGAGCACTCGGAGCCGATCTCATCCTATGCTCCGAAGAGGGCAGCTTTGCCGAGGCGGCGGAAATCCGTAATCGACTTGCAGAGGAGCGAGGCTGGTTCAACCCCGATCAATTTAGCAATCCTCTAAACGTCGAGTGTCACGAACAAACGACCGGTGCAGAATTGATCGGCCAGATCTCCGGCCGTGAACTGGATGCGTTTGTCGCGGGCATTGGCACCGGAGGCACGTTGGTCGGCGTTGGACAAGCCCTGAAACAGCACTACCCCGATATCTGTATCGTCGCTGTTGAGCCGGAAGAGTCAGCTGTGATGTCGGGCGGCGGTCACCGCGCTCACTCAATCTTCGGAATAGGCGACGGATTCATCCCACCAATCGCATCGAACGGCAACGGTGGGTTGAACCCAGTTATCGATAGCATTATCGTTGTGTCGTCAGCAGAGGCGCTTAGCGCCGCGCACGAACTACAGGAAAAATTCGGGCTGTGCGTCGGCATCTCGTCCGGCGCGAATTACGCGGCTGCCAAGCGACTGCGCAAGCGCTTTGCAACTGTCGCCACTCTCTTCGCCGACGGGTACTCCAAGTACGTCAGCCACGGACTCGTTGGATGTCAGGGTGTTCCATGTCCCTTCCTTTCGCTTTGTGAACAAAGGCAGGCAGAGCGAGCCGCCATTCTGCCCGGCTATGACAGCGGTCATGTTGTCGCACCCCAAGGTGACGCAGGATAG
- a CDS encoding NnrS family protein: MTAVMLSHPKVTQDRNTMSVRELYPLRVLPTQVPERDPNGKANVWIYRPFFLAGILSVLTAGCLLGAIALLGIALQGSYTTNIWTPYILAHANSQLFGWVGFFIMGFALQQHPPTIARKQLFHRLAYASLGLMGSGIALRFVTEPLTHVNHDLWVPVGIGSCVLQTIAVLLFVLNTGITRHRRGTGLTWQTTFVFASLAWMLIVSVAEPFAFAFSHQANAQASVTFIAEWFPALREAQFLGFVAMMIFGVALVKMNSCFGFRTASRNVALFGLGVWTAGLLMRIFGWLAFYRSGMAAESGSTYYYGGAVLGSGALFIVAALGIFERPSLHLTSHKFIRAAFAWLMIAGSLMVLEPAHLLQISSPFSHAYTGAIRHAATVGFISQMILGVGIHVVSRLNGLSEEKLPTLWSVFWLLNLGNAARVGLEIGTDYTGRAFIPMGFTGFVELTALSIWAFYMVSIMLRGRRHKVSYAC, from the coding sequence ATGACAGCGGTCATGTTGTCGCACCCCAAGGTGACGCAGGATAGGAATACGATGAGTGTGCGCGAGCTTTATCCTTTACGCGTACTGCCTACCCAGGTACCGGAACGCGATCCAAACGGAAAAGCAAATGTTTGGATTTATCGACCCTTCTTTTTGGCAGGAATCCTGAGTGTCCTGACGGCGGGTTGCCTCCTCGGAGCGATAGCTCTGCTTGGCATTGCCCTTCAAGGTAGCTACACAACTAATATATGGACCCCCTATATCCTCGCCCACGCCAACTCTCAACTCTTTGGCTGGGTCGGATTCTTTATCATGGGGTTCGCACTGCAGCAGCACCCTCCGACAATCGCCCGTAAGCAGCTCTTTCATCGTCTGGCTTATGCGTCTCTCGGGCTCATGGGTTCGGGAATCGCGTTGCGGTTTGTTACGGAGCCGCTGACACATGTGAACCACGATCTGTGGGTGCCCGTTGGTATCGGTTCGTGCGTCTTGCAGACGATCGCTGTGTTGCTCTTTGTGTTAAATACCGGGATAACCCGACACCGACGCGGAACAGGCTTGACGTGGCAAACCACATTCGTCTTTGCCTCCTTGGCTTGGATGCTCATCGTCAGTGTTGCAGAGCCGTTTGCATTCGCCTTTTCGCACCAAGCGAATGCTCAAGCTTCTGTCACTTTTATTGCCGAGTGGTTTCCGGCCCTGCGTGAAGCCCAGTTTCTCGGCTTTGTAGCGATGATGATCTTTGGGGTGGCTCTCGTCAAGATGAACTCGTGCTTTGGTTTCCGAACTGCGTCTCGAAATGTTGCCCTATTCGGCTTGGGCGTTTGGACGGCAGGACTCCTCATGAGAATATTTGGCTGGCTGGCCTTCTATCGTTCGGGGATGGCTGCCGAGTCTGGATCGACCTACTATTACGGGGGCGCCGTGCTCGGTTCGGGAGCGCTGTTCATCGTTGCGGCTCTCGGTATTTTCGAGCGCCCGTCGTTGCATCTCACTTCCCATAAGTTCATCCGTGCTGCTTTTGCTTGGCTCATGATTGCAGGCTCGCTCATGGTGTTGGAACCTGCCCATCTCCTGCAAATATCCAGCCCGTTTTCACATGCCTACACCGGCGCAATCCGACATGCCGCAACCGTTGGATTTATCTCTCAAATGATCCTTGGTGTCGGCATCCATGTCGTCTCACGTCTGAACGGCCTTTCCGAAGAAAAGCTGCCAACGCTATGGAGCGTCTTTTGGCTTCTGAATCTTGGCAATGCCGCTCGTGTTGGTCTTGAGATCGGCACCGACTACACTGGACGCGCCTTCATCCCGATGGGATTCACCGGGTTTGTCGAGCTTACTGCTCTATCGATTTGGGCCTTCTACATGGTTTCCATCATGTTGCGGGGCCGCCGCCACAAGGTGTCTTATGCCTGCTAA
- a CDS encoding Crp/Fnr family transcriptional regulator, whose protein sequence is MPANSHSVHQLMNGVPEKPSVISVLEACSMLNALTDEERTILAKESYVAYAERGEYIWIADSPSHFVGVVGVGYVKMTRTTPSGSEVAVELLGPGQCFGLMAALEGRIYPLSACAVTHTWYLKIPTRAINAAYAANPNMKDQILRSIAPRLRKAHDMMARLSTGRIEQRLAAVLAILVESYGENVPEGVRLTVPLTRQDLAEMAGTTVETAIRVMSRWQKAGVLDTDHQVITITNMNLLNEALVS, encoded by the coding sequence ATGCCTGCTAACTCCCATTCCGTCCATCAATTGATGAACGGAGTCCCCGAAAAACCGTCGGTGATCTCCGTTCTCGAAGCTTGCTCAATGCTCAACGCACTCACCGATGAGGAGCGGACAATCCTTGCCAAGGAGTCGTACGTGGCTTATGCGGAACGCGGCGAGTACATTTGGATCGCCGACTCCCCATCGCACTTCGTCGGTGTCGTGGGTGTGGGCTATGTGAAGATGACGCGCACAACACCGAGCGGCTCGGAAGTCGCGGTCGAATTGCTCGGGCCCGGGCAATGCTTTGGACTGATGGCAGCTCTTGAAGGCCGCATCTACCCCCTGAGTGCTTGTGCTGTGACCCACACGTGGTATCTGAAAATCCCAACGCGTGCGATCAATGCTGCTTACGCCGCCAACCCGAACATGAAAGACCAGATTCTGCGCTCTATCGCCCCCAGATTAAGAAAAGCACACGACATGATGGCTCGCCTCAGCACGGGGAGGATCGAACAGCGGCTCGCGGCTGTGCTTGCGATTCTTGTTGAATCTTACGGCGAGAACGTCCCCGAAGGCGTTCGACTGACGGTTCCACTCACCCGCCAAGATCTTGCGGAAATGGCAGGCACGACGGTTGAGACGGCGATCCGCGTGATGAGCCGATGGCAGAAAGCTGGAGTGCTTGATACAGATCACCAAGTGATCACGATTACGAACATGAATTTGCTTAACGAGGCGCTTGTTAGTTAG
- a CDS encoding molybdenum cofactor guanylyltransferase: MPIEAIVLTGGASSRMGEDKAGLTVGGEPQAKRIADIIAATGHRVTILGRSPIHGHNFLADAEEFRGPLAALSRYDPFSEFVFVASCDMPRFDPRIVPVLRTGIDSASGEAQNEGVFDAAMPVIGGKMQPLCALYRRTAFLKIPEVVSAGKASLMSWLDLLNVRPFEAAELRSEGLDPHCVHSANTPEEFQGLTN; this comes from the coding sequence ATGCCAATCGAAGCGATTGTCTTGACGGGCGGTGCGAGTTCGCGGATGGGCGAAGATAAGGCAGGCTTGACGGTTGGCGGCGAACCGCAAGCGAAGCGCATTGCCGATATCATTGCAGCGACTGGGCACCGTGTGACGATCCTTGGCCGATCACCGATCCACGGCCACAATTTTCTCGCAGATGCCGAGGAGTTTCGGGGGCCACTCGCCGCTCTCTCACGATACGATCCATTCTCAGAATTTGTCTTTGTGGCCTCGTGCGATATGCCGAGGTTCGATCCCCGGATCGTTCCCGTATTGCGGACGGGCATCGACAGCGCCTCCGGCGAGGCCCAAAATGAGGGCGTGTTTGATGCGGCGATGCCTGTGATCGGGGGCAAGATGCAGCCCCTTTGCGCTCTCTACCGGCGTACTGCTTTCCTGAAGATTCCTGAAGTTGTTTCAGCAGGCAAAGCGAGTCTCATGTCTTGGCTGGATCTGCTTAACGTGCGTCCGTTCGAGGCTGCAGAGCTTCGCTCTGAGGGGCTTGATCCACACTGCGTTCATAGTGCAAACACCCCAGAAGAGTTTCAAGGGCTGACTAACTAA
- a CDS encoding carboxymuconolactone decarboxylase family protein — protein MSKLPKRYVQFLEKYPDIAQAYKSLGDATAASGPLDAKTRALIKLSITVGARMEGAAHSHTRKALEAGCTPEEIRHAILLSTTTIGFPNMMAAMSWIDDVIDKKDES, from the coding sequence ATGAGCAAGCTGCCCAAACGCTACGTCCAATTCTTAGAGAAGTATCCTGATATCGCCCAAGCATATAAGTCGCTTGGAGATGCAACCGCCGCGTCGGGCCCTCTTGATGCAAAGACAAGAGCCCTCATCAAGCTATCGATTACCGTCGGCGCACGAATGGAAGGGGCTGCCCACAGCCACACTCGCAAAGCTCTAGAGGCGGGCTGCACACCCGAAGAAATCCGCCACGCGATCCTCCTCTCAACGACCACCATTGGATTCCCAAACATGATGGCAGCGATGTCATGGATCGACGATGTCATCGACAAAAAGGACGAGAGCTAA
- a CDS encoding cupin domain-containing protein, giving the protein MDKTPAFSNLSTLLEENPATGPLWSDACEDLNCTFVAWNPGQSVPAHVNVEVDVVMTVISGVGELIVDGQTMPLSAGFSVVIPKGSERTISAGSDRLAYLNVHKRRRLNLSDAASRPR; this is encoded by the coding sequence TTGGATAAGACTCCTGCCTTCTCAAACCTTTCCACTCTACTGGAAGAGAATCCCGCGACCGGGCCGTTATGGTCCGATGCTTGTGAAGATTTGAACTGCACTTTTGTCGCGTGGAATCCTGGGCAAAGCGTCCCTGCTCACGTCAATGTCGAGGTCGATGTCGTAATGACGGTGATCTCGGGTGTTGGTGAGCTGATTGTCGACGGGCAAACGATGCCCCTTTCAGCAGGCTTTTCAGTTGTGATTCCCAAAGGATCAGAACGCACAATCAGCGCGGGATCAGACCGACTGGCTTATCTCAACGTCCACAAACGACGACGACTGAACTTAAGCGATGCCGCCTCGCGCCCCCGATAA
- a CDS encoding Rieske (2Fe-2S) protein: MDKKLIEDFPVDWEEDHYVSRREFFKFLTLASGGLAAGTAAVGVWSKIPRDVRPMEPAMIATVGDVQPGTSLAFSYPRPRDLCILVRKKDGEWTAFSRRCTHLSCPVDYQPDHDRLFCPCHNGAFSIEDGRVLQGPPPHPLPKIMVEVRGDEIWAVGVAKGEMA; this comes from the coding sequence ATGGACAAGAAGCTGATTGAAGATTTTCCAGTGGATTGGGAAGAGGATCATTACGTAAGCCGACGAGAGTTTTTTAAGTTCCTGACGCTCGCGAGCGGCGGACTTGCCGCTGGTACTGCGGCAGTGGGAGTTTGGTCGAAAATCCCGCGTGACGTTCGTCCGATGGAACCGGCGATGATCGCCACGGTCGGCGACGTTCAACCTGGAACATCCCTGGCATTTAGTTATCCAAGACCACGCGATCTCTGCATTCTCGTTCGCAAAAAAGATGGTGAATGGACTGCATTTTCACGACGGTGCACTCACCTGTCCTGTCCCGTTGACTATCAGCCCGACCATGATCGGTTGTTCTGTCCTTGCCACAACGGCGCATTCTCCATCGAAGACGGCCGGGTGCTGCAAGGACCGCCCCCGCATCCCTTACCCAAAATCATGGTGGAGGTACGGGGAGACGAGATTTGGGCGGTCGGAGTAGCGAAAGGAGAAATGGCATGA
- a CDS encoding 4Fe-4S binding protein, giving the protein MSERQFYIDPSRCIGCNACVEACAECDTHAGVSMIHLETIQRGDTVQTTPIICMHCDEPACAAVCPADAIKRTPDGVVQSSLKPRCIGCSNCVFACPFGVPKYDAAIDQMMKCDMCYDRTSVGKKPMCATVCPSQALFFGTPEEIAELRGGTPINEFIFGDRKITTKVHLMMPAGNKRLEVRADALIRKSDLLTNSRLQK; this is encoded by the coding sequence ATGAGTGAACGTCAGTTTTATATCGATCCGAGCCGGTGTATTGGATGCAACGCCTGCGTTGAAGCTTGCGCCGAATGCGATACCCATGCGGGTGTTTCTATGATCCATCTGGAAACAATCCAGCGTGGGGACACCGTGCAGACCACGCCCATCATCTGCATGCACTGCGACGAGCCTGCGTGCGCAGCCGTTTGTCCGGCAGATGCGATCAAACGCACACCCGATGGAGTCGTTCAAAGCTCGCTGAAACCAAGGTGTATTGGATGTTCGAACTGCGTCTTTGCGTGTCCTTTCGGTGTGCCGAAGTACGACGCAGCAATCGACCAAATGATGAAATGCGACATGTGCTACGACCGCACTTCGGTTGGGAAGAAGCCGATGTGCGCGACGGTCTGCCCTTCACAAGCGCTGTTTTTTGGAACCCCCGAAGAGATCGCCGAGCTGCGGGGTGGCACACCGATCAATGAATTCATTTTTGGAGATCGGAAGATTACGACCAAAGTACATCTGATGATGCCCGCTGGCAATAAGCGGCTGGAAGTCCGCGCGGATGCACTGATCCGCAAATCCGACCTGCTGACGAACTCACGACTTCAAAAATAG